The nucleotide sequence GAGATGACGAAGACGACCGCCGCCATCAGGCCGACCAGGGGCTTAAGGGAGAGGTCCGAGGAGGAAAGTTTTTTGAGTCTCACCAATCCCCAGGCGATGAAGGGAATAGCGATGGCAAACCAGAAAATCGCCCAGTTGAAGGGTAAGATCCCCTCCGAGATGTGCATGGCCTGGGCGTTTGAAACAGTAAGCAGTGGGCAGAAGACAGTTAACAGTATCGAAATAAATAAAATTTTTGAATGTTGAATCTTGAA is from Thermodesulfobacteriota bacterium and encodes:
- a CDS encoding energy-coupling factor ABC transporter permease codes for the protein MHISEGILPFNWAIFWFAIAIPFIAWGLVRLKKLSSSDLSLKPLVGLMAAVVFVIS